Within the Drosophila miranda strain MSH22 chromosome Y unlocalized genomic scaffold, D.miranda_PacBio2.1 Contig_Y2_pilon, whole genome shotgun sequence genome, the region GAGGGTGCTCTTGCTGGGCTGGCCCCCGTTTCCGGTGGCGGAGAGGGCGCCGTCCTGCAGAGCGCGGACCGCGGCGTCGGCCAGGTCCGCTCCGTTGCGGATGTGTTCATTGATGGCCGGCGTGCTGAGGCGCAGGGCCTCCTTGAGGCGTTGTGGACGGGCGCCCGCCGGGATCTCGGCTCCCTCGATGAACACGAAGTCCACGGTGATGGCCCCGGCCACGGGCTGGGTTTCGTAAGGGCGTGgctggagctgcagcagctggGTGGACGCTGGACCCACGGCCAGCTCGTCGATGCCGACCAGGCCGAGACCGAGCAACTTGGGCGGATCCGAGGCGATCACTGGATGGTCGTACACCTCGAAGAGTATCTCTGCAGACTGCGGGGAGAGTTCACtggaacgaaacgaaacgaaacaggAAGATGAGTCCGGGACATCCCCAGCAGGAGATCTGCTGTTCAAAGACTCACAAGAGGAAGTGCTCATCCCAGTAGGGTCTGCTGCCGCGCTGGGTGCCCGTCTGGTTTTTCTGGGCCAGCTCGTCCATCTCGATGACCACATAGGGGTCGTGGGCGTCCCTCAGGCCCTCGCCCTTGACGATCTTCACCAGCAGCCGCCTGCCGGACACCATGTGCTGCGAGTCTCGCAGGCCCACGCCTCCCAGATGGTGCTCCATGTTGTGCTGTGTGTGGAGGAGGCAGAGCATGCAATGAGTCAGTGCGTGAGAGACAGACAGGAGAGAAAGAGATGGGTGGGTAGAGAGGGGGCTCAGAGAcggagagagatagagagagacacTGAGGCTGTTTTGGGTTAGGGCTTATAAAATTCGCCTTTAATTAGCATGTGACATTCACTAGAAATTGTAATAATATTGAAAGTATTGGTTCCCCTGAAAAGAGAGAGcgcaaaagagagagagagagttctTTACTGGCAGGATACGTATACGCAAATGGCAACGAGAGGGGGATGAGGCGAGAGAAAGAAGGCGAATTCCATAAACGAGGGAGCAATGAGAAGTGTCTGTTTGTCTGTTTGTCTGTGGAGCCAAGGGGGAACAGAGTGGAATCACTGTACAGTAAAAAGAGTCCTGTTTTCGAGTTCTGTGTGGAATGACGACGAACTGGAAAGACAGTCGAACacgaaacagaaacaacaacaaacagagGCTGCACTCCGCACTGCTACCAACGCTCACCGCCAGGGAGTCATAGTGAACGGGATAGATTACGGGCAGATCCAGGGGCTTCACCTCGGCCCGCGGGCAGGTGGAGTAGATGGAGAAGTCAACGGGGTAGACGGTGTCGCGCAGGGCCGTCGTCAGGATGTCGCTGATGACCGTCTGGAGCTGCAGTTCGTCCTGGTCCATGGCCTTGATGGCCCTCACACTGTTCATCGCAATGAGCACCTGTGGCGAGACGAAAGACGAAAGGTTATCCATGGACGGAGGGCCAcagcacacactcacatcagGATAGCCCTCGACACGCATCTCGCCCTTGAGACTGTTGTAGTTCATGGGGATGGCCATGCGGGCGCGGAATCGCGACACGGTCACCTTGTAGTGGGAGGTCTCCACCTTGCCCGACTTCTGGCGGAAGGTCTTCACCTGCAGCACCGGCATGGCGTCGCAGTCGAAAGTGATGAGCTGTGGAAACTCGAAATTAGTCCAGTCTGGGGTCTCACCTCACGACTTACCATGTCCGCAGGATTGTTCGCATCGCAGTTGCAGAAGATGTTGTTCAGGCCCGGAGCAGGGCTATCGGGCAGCACTCGGACCACTTCCACGGCCACTCCATGCTGCAAgcgacagacagagagagagagaatcaGAGATCTGGTTTTGGGGATTGCTTGCGCATTACGTAACCCGACGCGATTGGGGACTGGGGCTCAGAAGTGAGCGCATTTGGGGCGCGAGTCAGAGGCTCAGTCGAGAGTGACTAACGATTCCGCGCTGACCTTGGCCTACGGCCGGCTCCGAATCGGGGCTGGCGAGCGCGTAAAAGGCGATACAAAAATGTAAGAggcaaaaaacaacaaacagaaaAACACGTTTCGACATCGGTTACGGCTGAGCGAGTTCTCAAGTTCTCAAGTTGAAGAACAAAGGTCAATGGACGCTGTAGACCAAGCTGGAGCTCGGCCATGACATCAGACCCCAGGAAGGTGGCGTGAATGATGTCAATGATGTCTGGCGGATGGGCACTCACCTCCTCCACAGACTTGCGGAGCGAGTCGTTGATGGCTATCACGCAGGACATGAGCAGCTCGTTGACAATGACTAGATCGCAGTACAGCCAGCGGAACACTTGGCTGGTCCACGTGACAGAGCTCTGAAGAGACACAAAAGGCAAACAGATTATAGAGGGCTCCCTTTCGagaaatgtgtgtgttttcttaCCGTTTCGGGTCCCACCACATTGGAGGGCGGTGGAACATAGCGCTTCTTGCGATTCTCCGGGCCTGTGGAGCTTTGGCGTACCACGCGGCGACGCGGTCCGGCGGCGCCAGCGGCACCACCGCTTAGGGGCGAGGCCGAAGAGCGACCACGGCCAGCCGAGGCGCCAGTCAGAGGCTTGGAGAGATCCTCGACTTTGCTCTTGGTGGCCAGCATGTCCCTGGGCTCGGAGAGTAGCTTCTCCGGCTTGGAGGAGCCGCCGAGGGCCAGGGCGGCCGCCCGGGGGGCCACACTGCTCTGGCGACTGTTGGCGGCACTGGGCGTCTTCTCCTTGTTGAGATACTTGCGGTAGAGCAGCTTGCACAGCCAGACGGAGAAGAGGGCCAGCACGGCCCACAGAAAGATGAAGATGGCTAGGGAGTCCATTGTTAAGTCACCAAGTCCCTCGAACGAACAGATATAGTCATCGATTTGGTCTGCCAGATCCATCGTTTAGCAGCAGACAGACGGTTATGACAACTAATTCCTGGTTATTctttcttccgtcgaatattcccagctatatagatctctcagttttgcccagataattttatatgattgCTGAATCAATTTTAAGCAGGAttaactacttttaagtacttgcatgttttttgttttgacaaaAACAAGGTTTCAACAAAAGTCTTCAATAGTCGCAGGTTGTgacgtcaatgttgctggtatttgcagACTCATTTGTTGTTAACCAGGGTATGggcgtttttatacccgatactcaaaatgagtattggggtatattagatttgtggtgaaagtggatgtgtgtaacgtccagaaggaatcgtttccgaccccataaagtatatatattcttgatcagcatcaatagccgagtcgattgagccatgtctgtctgtctgtctgtccgtctgtccgtctgtccgtccgtccgtctgtccgtccccttcagcgcctggtgctcaaagactataagagctagagcaacgatgttttggatccagacttctgtgatatgtcactgctacaagaatatttcaaaactttgccccgcccacttccgcccccacaaagggcgaaaatctgtggcatccacaatttcgacgatacgagaaaactaaaaacgcagaatcgtagaagatgactatatcttctagagagctacatctgaaccagatcgtataattattatagccagaatcaagaaaacaatttaattttttctcgccctgtctctctctaacacacacgtagcatagccggctttgcttagagtaaaacattagcgcctagatctcagagactataaaagctagagcaaccaaatttggtatccacactcctaatatatcggaccgagacgagtttgtttcaaaatttcgccacacccccttccgcccccgcaaaggatgaaaatctggggatattcacaaatctcagagactattaaggctagagtaaccaaatttggtatccgcactcctgttagatctcactataaaacgtatatctcaaaatttcgccccacccccttccgcccccacaaagaacgaaaatctgttgcatccacaatattgaggatacgagaaaactaaaaacgcagaatcatagataatgagcatatatatcagattgctgaatctggatcagatcagatcatttttatagccaaaaggaacaaatcaatttgcactggctacgcagcacccgacgtcacgctcagactgattttctgtctctctcgcacgcactccttgtcgtgtcgttgaatattagcggcgtctgccggaggagagccatactgacttagtatcgggtataactgtagagttgcggtgtccgcagcaactcacaacgttccccctcgtttttagaTATTTCTGTACCACCGCACCACCCCTCCCGCCCACCATACTCTCTGTTtgcctctctttctctctctctctctctctctctctctctctctctctctctctcttactgCCGAATGCGACCCCTATACACGGATTTATTAGAAACCATTTGAGAGAATTTGCATTCAACTAAACGgctaaagaaaagaaaatactTGTGCCACCACCACCCATTTGTCCATCGCTCAACCGcgaaaaaaacaataacaaaacgCCACTTTGCATGCGATAATCTGTTTTATATCAATAGAAACCATTCCGTCTCTGTctcttactctctctctctctctctccctctctctattTATATATCTTTTCGTCATTCTCTTGTGGCTCGGAAGAATATTCCTTGTCTTCTTGGGCTTTCTGCGCTGCTGACTTTTGGGCATTCTCTTGCTTTGGCTCTGGGTTTTCCAAGTAGAGACTCGCAGCCACTGGCGCGTCTATTGACCCCTTTCGGCGGGGGCACTCGCCCTGGTCTGAATGGGGCGTCGAGAGGGCGATTACGAGAGCAACTAGTACTCTTCTCTGGGGTATTTTTAACCCAAGAAAAGCATCGGGGCACCAGAGAAATCCGTCTGTTGCCCAAAGGGGCGGCGGTCTGTCACGCCCCACAGCTCCAGCAGTGCCACAGCAGTGTACGATCTACGATCAGCCATCCTCTAACGGGTATGGAGTGTCCACATCTCTAAAGCAAACCTCttcgctgccactgccactgccacttcATGTGGGAATACATGCAAACAACACTCTTTGTTGGGCAACCTAGAAGCCACTCTTACTCTTGTATTTAATAAGCCACCAGAGCCGCACCGCTCGGAgcttgcaacagcaacaggtTTCCGGCACTTCCGTTTTAATTGCTGGTTCCGAAAGGTCAAAGGGTTCGTGTTGAATGCCCGCTTCGGGTGAGCAGCTACCTCACCTGCGTGTCCACAGAATGCCGCAAATGGGGAAATTCTAAGGGGATTGCGGCTGAGGCATTCAAAGTATTCGCAATGCAAACACTTGGAGTGCACCTCCGAATAGCTAATCACATTCAAAATGcgaataaatattgaatattgATTGCGTAGCCAAGCGGCAAAAGCCTATAAATAGAGATGATGATGGGGTACGGCGATCAGAAGACGGCAATCGGCCAGCGCCGGCGAATGTCATGCCGCGCAGATGAATCAAAATTGTCGGGAGGGATGGGTCTTTGTTTATCTGTCTGCCACTTGACTCACTGCAGACGGGGTTCCACCTTTGTTGACTCTGGCCTTCTAATCTTATCGCAGGGAAGGCGCCTTTTCGCCTTCTTCTTCCCACCTTTTATCGCGTTTAATTGTTGTTAATGAATGTGAAGTGCCGCTCGATAGGGATCTCGGGAGTTGGCCATGGCAGTgacagcaccagcaacagcaacagcaacagcaacaggctGTCTCCTATTCACCTATTAATGGGTCAATAAAATGTGCCAAATTACGACACCGTAGACCGTGGAAAAGACACTCGATGATGTCATCCCATCGAACATTCAGAGTGTTCTATGCGAGTATTCCATTCGAATTAATAAGGCATCGGGCTAGATTCTCTACGACTTCTATGCTTCTGAGGGGGGCATGGGGATCGAGATCTAATCGAGCTGCCGTGCAGTGCCTGGCATAAACCAAATTGCACTTCAATTTCTGGCTCGTTCGATTCCCCGATATCGGTTGACCTTTGGCTGTCTTGCCATTCGAGCGTGTCAAGGCTGGGTCTATTTTTGGAAGCTCTGCCAAAACagggcgtatgcgtaatatgCGAATGAGGATTCATGGGGGCACGGTGGCACGGCTGAGCTGAGGGGCCAACATCAACACGCAAGTACTCTACTCCCCAATGCAGCCTGATGACCACCCCCAAGGGGTGGCGGGAGGCAGAGTTGCGTGCTTATACAACACAACAGCCAGAGTTCGAGGCAAAAGACAAAGTTCAGAAGACACAACAACatctacagctacagctacagctacgaATATTTTGCACAACTCTCAGACAAGCGAGAGCTGGAGAACCTTTCGACTTTCGACTCTGGGCTCTGTGCTCTGTTCTCTGTGAAAACTCGTTCCGTTCCCATACACCAATTATCGATTAAAGCTCGCAAAAGTGGCAAGGAACCAATCGATTTGAGTGTGAAAATTGGACCAGAGAAGCGAACGGACTACGCATGGCTGCAAGGGAACATATGTCCTCGATTGATTTTGTGTCTCCCGATTGGTCGGCAAATGAATGCCACGCTTTTGTGCGGAGCAATTTGTTCGGCCTATGTGAGAGGCACTTTAACCCCGCCACCAAGTCTTTTGACCAGTCCAGGACCCGCGGCCAACCGGGGTTGCCAGGACAACCATCAATAATTGAGGATTCGTGTGAACAGAGCGAAATTTCGAATTGATTTGTCAACGTTCCCGCGCTCCCAGGCGGAGCCCCAGAGGAGAATTCATCAAAGTTTCATGGGTCCATTTCCATTGTTTATTTACTTGTATCCTCCAAAAGCTTTGCCTCAGAAGCGGAGCTTTTGCTgccggcacacacacacacaggcaggCGGTATAAGAgaggcacggcacggcacaggCTCGTGCAGGGTGCAGGCTGTGGAGTGAGGCCGGAAAACTGCAGCAGCCGTCAAAACCGTCGGCCCGGTTTTTCGACATCTGGGGGTGGCTTTTACACCTAATGAATGGGGGTTGGACTGGCAGCGCACGCACTACCCCACCCCATCCCCCCTCTCGTTATCGCATGGGCGATCGCTGGCACATCTTCCTACCGCGCACCAAACACACCCAAAGAGAGTCCACCCAGCCAGCCCATCCCATCCGCCAGGAGAACTCCCCATTTAAGTATGTGCGCAAATTAGGGGATGGATGGCGCGAATATGGCAGGGGCCAGGGGGTTGGTTGGTCTACTTACCATGCAGCGCGGTGTAATAAGttttgatgttgttgttgttgttgttgttggtttgtCCGCAGGATGTGCGTTGTAATGTTTCGTGGAAGTAAAAATAGATTGCATTATTAAGGAGAAACAAGGAGGAGGAATGTTAACATCATCTGTTCATGTTATTCTTTTTCTTCGTTTAGCCAAATTTCCTCATGTGTTCGCGGGGTGGGGAGATGGTTGGTGGGGGAAAACAGCTTGGAAAATGCTCTGTGATTGATTAGTGACAACAATATGTattgcatgtgtgtgtgtgtgtttgtgtttgtgtgaaATGACCCAATCCACGTGCCACCTGAATGAAGGGGGTTCCGAAAAATTCCGATAAATTCCAATGAAAGAAACTTTTGGGCCACAAATTTCTCTGCTTGTGTGGTGGGACAGGTTACGGTGGGTGGGGGTAATGTAATGCAAATCAATAGGGGAATAGTGGAGTGGGTTGGAAAAGCTTGGAACACATGGTAAGCAAATCGTccactctctcgctctctctacTCACACGGGCCACCACCAATCAGCTAATGCCAAAGGCCACGTTAGCACTCCGGCGGAGGGTGGCGTAAGTATTCCTAGCCAGAACCTTTGCACTGCCAATTTCCCATAAATGGGACAAATTAACCAAAACGTTGACGATTATTTTCGTTTATTAATAACGCCGTTTTGTAATATCTTTCGTTCTTATTTAAGGCACTCTTTGCGTGACGGCAAAGCGGGACAGATCTTTGGATGCTTTTATCACTTTATATCGTTGCTCCTTTGGATGCCCGAGGGTTATAGGCGTCGGGGAGGCGATGAACTAAAAGAGAGATAGACACAAACGGATCTTTTGTCACATCTTCTTTTCACATAAGACATAAATAATTGTGTGTATTTGAGGGTTGCTTCCGCTTTGTTGAAACTCGTTTATATTGTTATTCAAATTCTCAATGTCTTGCGATAAGAAATCGTAATGTTTGGAGTACCACTGtattgctggctgctgtttgCCGTTACATtgacacacacagacacacacacccgAATATATAGATTTAGTTATTTAGATTTATCTAGATTTCACTGCCTCGTTACTGGGCCACTAGCCACCACATATTGTAGCCAGTTTAGGCCAGGCCAGCAGAGGCCAACAAATACTTGGCCAACATTTGAATGTTCAGCCACAgcggcaacaacaaccacacaAGTATCAATGAGAGCGGATCAGCTGTTTGCAGCTTCAATGCAGATGCtgcggttgttgttgttgcagcaGCCCTAATACCGTTTGATTTTTGCTTATTTCGAGTTCGACATTTCTACAAATTGTTTTATGTTAAGACACATACACACGCGCTCACACTTATAtgtaaattgtattttatttttgcaacGCTTTTTAAATATTTGCGGTTCTTGCCAAAATTCCACTACCAATGCACTCCCAGGCACACgtacacacactcacacacgaATACACTTGACTTGATGACttttgtgttgtttttgtttctttatttttgtgtgttttcaGAACGGTACCGTACAACTTTTGCCGCCGctatttcatttattttcccGGAGACCAAAAAACAACCAACCTTACTCGTTAAACTTTGACTTAGCGATAAGAAATCGAGATTAGCCCACTTAAACCCCCCGCGGCAAGCGGCGGAAAATATTACTGATTGTAAACTCGTTTTGTGGATGCATGCCATCTTTCCTCTGAACTTAAAAATAACCACGCTAACTTTCACCTCAACTACGCTAACattattaaattttcattattttcggtgggAAATTGAAATACCCCCTTGGCTTGCAATGGGCTAATCGTTCTCAGTCGAGTATTGGAAAgcatattgctcaattttgatgtTCCGTcaaatattactagctagatagaacatTTAGTCATGCCCAcctaattttatccgattaatgaatcaatttccTATTTAACTGGTGCATTCTTAATAcctgcttttattgcattttgcgtaaaaagaggttttagcgaaataagtcaaacaaaaatcaagtagcgaaataggtcaatcaaaacaaacgaaaaaggaaattgctcaattttgatattccattgaataatgctgactagctaaatctctcagcaatgcccacatagttttatctcattgatgaataaactttctacaagattggatagtttttaatccttgcttttattgtatttattgtaaaaaaaaggtttaaacgaaaaagttcaacaaaaaaaagaatcGCTATATTGCGTGTTAGCCGTAGTATATtcctttgtataccctattttgttaattttatatgaaagtataaatattgatatgaagataaaacgtaactaataaagaccttttctcaaattgacattttttagacatattcatgtatatgatgagtgttatgtatatttgtatatctcgatcctgatacctattcttggtccctacaagaagacaataagctttaataatattaaaatgtattgaaaataaattgtttttgcctgggatgacaaacatattcacaattctataacatccatttcccccagggtatgtgtgcatggaatgggactcattgttgtcaaccggttatGACAACTAATTCCTGGTTATTCTTTCTAccgtcgaatattcccagctatatagatctctcagttttgcccagataattttatatgattgCTGAATCAATTTTAAACAGGAttaactacttttaagtacttgcatgttttttgttttgacaaaAACACGGTTTCAACAAAAGTCTTCAATAGTCGCAGGTTGTgacgtcaatgttgctggtatttgcagACTCATTTGTTGTTAACCAGGGTATGggcgtttttatacccgatactcaaaatgagtattggggtatattagatttgtggtaaaagtggatgtgtgtaacgtccagaaggaatcgtttccgaccccataaagtatatatattcttgatcagcatcaatagccgagtcgattgagccatgtctgtctgtctgtctgtctgtctgtccgtctgtccgtccgtccgtctgtccgtccccttcagcgcctagtgctcaaagactataagagctagagcaacgatgttttggatccagacttctgtgatatgtcactgctacaaaaatatttcaaaatttcgccccacccccttccgcccaccaaaggacgaaaatttgtggcatccacaattttgaagatacgagaaaacagaatcatagataatgaccatatctatcagactgttgaatctggatcagatcagataatttttatagccaaaaggaacaaatcaatttgcactggctacgcagcgcccgacgtcacgctcagactgattttctgtctctctcgcacgcactctttgtcgtgtcgttcaattttagcggcgtctgccggagcagagccatactgacatagtatcgggtataaatgtagagttgcggtgtccgcagcaactcacaacgttccccctcgttataccttATTTCGTGAATATTATATAAAGATACTGATTTCCAACCTGCTTTcaaacgaaataagtaaagaCCTTGTCTTAGATTGCATTTTTTTGGTCTAATCATGCATATGATTAGGTGTTTGTAAATAAATCCTGATCCCAGTACCAGTTCTTGGTCTCTGTAGACAGACGATGAGCTGCAAAATATCGTTTAAAACAGAGACTATCTAGTTTCTGCATTAATTAGAGCCTGAAATGACACACATGACAACATGTTTTtgtatggaatgagactcattgttgtGAACCGGGTGAAAGAGGTCCTTACCCGATTCAAGTTCTGTTATCGACTATCGACTGGAAACGAGTGGTCCGCGCCAAATATTCATTTTTTGAAAGTGAAAGAGCGGATTTAAATGTAGTTCATTggaatacaataaaaaaaaacctacATATGGAAGTTTGTATACCCTTTGTTCTTACAAATGGCATATTTTCTTAAATATTCctatatttattaatttaatgTATGGTTGATTGGTTTCGGTTTAATTTTACCcaaaaaaataccgaaaagtaTTAAAAATGCCGTAAACGGTCATCCTGAATGTAATGGACTGTAAGCTTTTGAGTTCCTCCCTCGCTCAACGAGGTCTGTTAGAGAAAGCTTTTAGATCACAGCTCCAGCGCGGGAGAATTTTAACTTGGTtcaatgttgaaatgaaagaattaaaatttttgtattcgTACGAAACGCTTAAGGGTAATTTTTGCTGTTCCTTGTCGCCCCAGCCACACCCAGGAGCATACCCATGAAGACGCTCTTCAGATCGTACGCCCAGGCAAGATAGGCAAAGATCATGACGAAGAAGTCTTGATCACCTCCTTCTTACAGTGACTTTGAATTAGACTTGCATTGCATCTATTAGTGCTCCGTACATTTTCTTACAAACTACTTCCGttaaaaattcaaattctCTATGAATGCAAGTTTTGTGGACGCAAGCAGGAATGTGTTTATTGGTGGCATTGGGACTTTTAATTATAAATATGGGAGCTGTCGATTCTCGGAACAGCTGCCATGTGCCACAGGGCTTGCACCTGCCACAAGTTAAGTTAATTAAGTAAATGTTTAATGAGTAAAAAGTAATTTCTCCAACATACCATGTAGTCTACAGTAGAGATGGGCATAGACCGTAAAGAAACTAGAAATAAAAACACACTTTCATTTGGTTTTCACATACAAACGTTGGTTGTTTATTTCACTGTACGCTCTTTTTGTTGAATATGCATATAATGTTTGCGCCTCTATTCCtttcgcctcgcctcgccacGACTCGACTCCTCCGCCGCTATAACTTATGCAGCTCTTACAGTTCTAAGTGAATCCGTTGCTGATTTACTTTATACTTTACTTTACTTTATTGATCTCAAGTCAATGTTTGCTCAATGTCCCTTCCTGCATCTGCATATGCCTCGCCACGTATGTATATTGAATATTCTTGTTGTTGTATATAAgtgtataatatatatatttaatttaatacaTAAAAAGTATGCGCTCGCTCCGCGCACGGGTATCCTCGATCTCATTCTCTCTTGTTTAAAATAGTTTACGTGTGTGTTTAATATTAAATTGTTGCCTGCCATTGTTGCCGCAACGCTGCAGCAAAGATCatatacaaaaatacaaaaatcaTAACATTTATATACGCCTCTGACTGACGCGTCTGGCGgccatataactaggtattcCATATAATCTATATActcatactcgtactcgtacgtaCGTCTGCATACATTTATATACGCCTCCGACTGACGCGTCTGGCCgccatataactaggtattcCATATAATCTATATACTCATACTAGTACTCGTACGTACGTCTGCATATCGACGCC harbors:
- the LOC117185790 gene encoding uncharacterized protein LOC117185790 isoform X2, with the translated sequence MDLADQIDDYICSFEGLGDLTMDSLAIFIFLWAVLALFSVWLCKLLYRKYLNKEKTPSAANSRQSSVAPRAAALALGGSSKPEKLLSEPRDMLATKSKVEDLSKPLTGASAGRGRSSASPLSGGAAGAAGPRRRVVRQSSTGPENRKKRYVPPPSNVVGPETSSVTWTSQVFRWLYCDLVIVNELLMSCVIAINDSLRKSVEEHGVAVEVVRVLPDSPAPGLNNIFCNCDANNPADMLITFDCDAMPVLQVKTFRQKSGKVETSHYKVTVSRFRARMAIPMNYNSLKGEMRVEGYPDVLIAMNSVRAIKAMDQDELQLQTVISDILTTALRDTVYPVDFSIYSTCPRAEVKPLDLPVIYPVHYDSLAHNMEHHLGGVGLRDSQHMVSGRRLLVKIVKGEGLRDAHDPYVVIEMDELAQKNQTGTQRGSRPYWDEHFLFELSPQSAEILFEVYDHPVIASDPPKLLGLGLVGIDELAVGPASTQLLQLQPRPYETQPVAGAITVDFVFIEGAEIPAGARPQRLKEALRLSTPAINEHIRNGADLADAAVRALQDGALSATGNGGQPSKSTLIIHSVQGNSGNPNAFKVELNKDGRIEVFESPTELNQAVAQAFERAASEAAAAKAEQLQLELELDPGTEVQPLASGGGGGEPHNETGNGSGTANEDSTAEFGQPNAASSPNGSGYHNNYNLNGSSWLAGNGSGNGNGNGNSNINGGGYSMNSLPQNGAHLGHLQAGEGMDVLDDRGRSKKRNFFGTLKKRLSRSKTRTLSADQPNSNHKSLSATNSNYANTTTTSTGLPRTATGTLNGDSSRSLSVDRATLSKSNSLGPRMGIGSAITDHSRRSSISESSAISGFSSASNKTYVHEASTLVLETIENGLKRHFIVPLAIAQRLRWRRKGTKLHICNDHTFISKHLSGSGLQCSICMKSIPRRPGKQGYECRDCQLICHKQCHIRAPQACPNPTVLSMELTKLNSAAADRSIRKL
- the LOC117185790 gene encoding uncharacterized protein LOC117185790 isoform X18; translation: MDLADQIDDYICSFEGLGDLTMDSLAIFIFLWAVLALFSVWLCKLLYRKYLNKEKTPSAANSRQSSVAPRAAALALGGSSKPEKLLSEPRDMLATKSKVEDLSKPLTGASAGRGRSSASPLSGGAAGAAGPRRRVVRQSSTGPENRKKRYVPPPSNVVGPETSSVTWTSQVFRWLYCDLVIVNELLMSCVIAINDSLRKSVEEHGVAVEVVRVLPDSPAPGLNNIFCNCDANNPADMLITFDCDAMPVLQVKTFRQKSGKVETSHYKVTVSRFRARMAIPMNYNSLKGEMRVEGYPDVLIAMNSVRAIKAMDQDELQLQTVISDILTTALRDTVYPVDFSIYSTCPRAEVKPLDLPVIYPVHYDSLAHNMEHHLGGVGLRDSQHMVSGRRLLVKIVKGEGLRDAHDPYVVIEMDELAQKNQTGTQRGSRPYWDEHFLFELSPQSAEILFEVYDHPVIASDPPKLLGLGLVGIDELAVGPASTQLLQLQPRPYETQPVAGAITVDFVFIEGAEIPAGARPQRLKEALRLSTPAINEHIRNGADLADAAVRALQDGALSATGNGGQPSKSTLIIHSVQGNSGNPNAFKVELNKDGRIEVFESPTELNQAVAQAFERAASEAAAAKAEQLQLELELDPGTEVQPLASGGGGGEPHNETGNGSGTANEDSTAEFGQPNAASSPNGSGYHNNYNLNGSSWLAGNGSGNGNGNGNSNINGGGYSMNSLPQNGAHLGHLQAGEGMDVLDDRGRSKKQSSAISGFSSASNKTYVHEASTLVLETIENGLKRHFIVPLAIAQRLRWRRKGTKLHICNDHTFISKHLSGSGLQCSICMKSIPRRPGKQGYECRDCQLICHKQCHIRAPQACPNPTVLSMELNSYPVLTERDLNLVI
- the LOC117185790 gene encoding uncharacterized protein LOC117185790 isoform X19, with translation MDLADQIDDYICSFEGLGDLTMDSLAIFIFLWAVLALFSVWLCKLLYRKYLNKEKTPSAANSRQSSVAPRAAALALGGSSKPEKLLSEPRDMLATKSKVEDLSKPLTGASAGRGRSSASPLSGGAAGAAGPRRRVVRQSSTGPENRKKRYVPPPSNVVGPETSSVTWTSQVFRWLYCDLVIVNELLMSCVIAINDSLRKSVEEHGVAVEVVRVLPDSPAPGLNNIFCNCDANNPADMLITFDCDAMPVLQVKTFRQKSGKVETSHYKVTVSRFRARMAIPMNYNSLKGEMRVEGYPDVLIAMNSVRAIKAMDQDELQLQTVISDILTTALRDTVYPVDFSIYSTCPRAEVKPLDLPVIYPVHYDSLAHNMEHHLGGVGLRDSQHMVSGRRLLVKIVKGEGLRDAHDPYVVIEMDELAQKNQTGTQRGSRPYWDEHFLFELSPQSAEILFEVYDHPVIASDPPKLLGLGLVGIDELAVGPASTQLLQLQPRPYETQPVAGAITVDFVFIEGAEIPAGARPQRLKEALRLSTPAINEHIRNGADLADAAVRALQDGALSATGNGGQPSKSTLIIHSVQGVELNKDGRIEVFESPTELNQAVAQAFERAASEAAAAKAEQLQLELELDPGTEVQPLASGGGGGEPHNETGNGSGTANEDSTAEFGQPNAASSPNGSGYHNNYNLNGSSWLAGNGSGNGNGNGNSNINGGGYSMNSLPQNGAHLGHLQAGEGMDVLDDRGRSKKQSSAISGFSSASNKTYVHEASTLVLETIENGLKRHFIVPLAIAQRLRWRRKGTKLHICNDHTFISKHLSGSGLQCSICMKSIPRRPGKQGYECRDCQLICHKQCHIRAPQACPNPTVLSMELTKLNSAAADRSIRKL